The Carnobacterium sp. 17-4 genome has a window encoding:
- the rpoC gene encoding DNA-directed RNA polymerase subunit beta': MIDVNNFESMQIGLASPDKIRSWSYGEVKKPETINYRTLKPERDGLFCERIFGPSKDWECSCGKYKRIRYKGIVCDRCGVEVTRSKVRRERMGHIELAAPVSHIWYFKGIPSRMGLVLDMSPRALEEIIYFASYVVTEPGSTPLEKKQLLTEREYREKREQYGNEFNAEMGAEAVKQLLNDVKLDQEVEELKEVLKTTTGQKRTRAIRRLDILEAFRNSGNQPSWMVMDVVPIIPPEIRPMVQLEGGRFATSDLNDLYRRVINRNNRLKRLLDLNAPNIIVQNEKRMLQEAVDALIDNGRRGRPVTGPGNRPLKSLSHMLKGKQGRFRQNLLGKRVDYSGRSVIVVGPFLKMYQCGLPKQMAIELFKPFVMKELVERDIASNIKNAKRKIDRQDDAIWPILEEVIREHPVLLNRAPTLHRLGIQAFEPVLVEGKAIRLHPLVCEAYNADFDGDQMAVHVPLSDEAQAEARMLMLAAQNILNPKDGKPVVTPSQDMVLGNYYLTMEEEGREGEGMQFSSLNEAMLAYQSGYVHLHSRIAIKPTDIPNKPFTEWQNEKLMITTVGKLIFNDIMPNEFPYMNEPTQSNLEVQTPDSYFVEPGTDILAHIQAQELVKPFKKKNLGNIIAEVFKRFKITETSKMLDRMKDLGYKYSTKAGITVGISDIVVLEEKQEILDNAHIQVDKVMKQFRRGLITDEERYERVIDIWNKTKDHIQIKLMESLNDLNPIFMMSDSGARGNISNFTQLAGMRGLMAAPNGQIMELPVTSNFREGLSVLEMFISTHGARKGMTDTALKTADSGYLTRRLVDVAQDVIIRETDCGSDRGLVIQAIKEGNEVIEPLEERLLGRYTRKTIFNPEDGTLIIGENQIITEDIAREIIAVGIEEVTIRSVFTCNTKHGVCKHCYGRNLATGSEVEVGEAVGTIAAQSIGEPGTQLTMRTFHTGGVAGDDITQGLPRIQEIFEARHPKGQAVITEVTGEVVSIDENPAARTKEVTIKGETDTRSYQVPFSARMKVEEGDIIHRGEALDQGSIDPKELLRVRDVLAVENYLLREVQKVYRMQGVEIGDKHIEVMVRQMLRKVRVMDPGETDILPGTLIDIHDYTDKNFDTLVSGGIPATARPVLLGITKASLETNSFLSAASFQETTRVLTDAAIRGKRDPLLGLKENVIIGKVIPAGTGMAKYRKMKPKGVGVVSENVYSINDQVEPK; this comes from the coding sequence TTGATAGACGTTAATAATTTTGAAAGCATGCAAATTGGTTTGGCTTCTCCAGATAAAATCCGTAGTTGGTCTTATGGTGAAGTAAAAAAACCTGAAACCATTAACTACCGTACCTTGAAACCTGAACGTGATGGTTTGTTCTGTGAACGTATTTTTGGTCCTTCAAAAGACTGGGAATGTTCTTGTGGAAAATACAAACGTATTCGTTATAAAGGAATTGTTTGTGACCGTTGTGGAGTAGAAGTTACACGCTCAAAAGTACGTCGTGAACGTATGGGCCATATTGAATTAGCGGCACCAGTTTCTCATATTTGGTACTTCAAAGGTATTCCAAGTCGTATGGGTCTTGTATTAGATATGAGTCCTCGTGCTCTTGAAGAAATCATTTACTTCGCTTCATATGTAGTAACTGAACCAGGAAGTACACCATTAGAAAAGAAACAATTATTAACTGAAAGAGAGTACCGTGAAAAACGCGAACAATACGGCAATGAATTTAATGCCGAAATGGGAGCAGAAGCGGTTAAACAACTCTTGAATGATGTTAAATTGGATCAAGAAGTGGAAGAATTAAAAGAAGTCTTAAAAACAACTACCGGTCAAAAACGGACACGTGCGATTCGTCGTTTAGACATTTTAGAAGCATTCCGTAATTCTGGTAACCAACCTTCATGGATGGTTATGGATGTTGTTCCTATTATTCCGCCAGAAATTCGCCCAATGGTTCAATTAGAAGGTGGCCGTTTCGCTACAAGTGATTTAAATGACTTGTACCGTCGTGTAATCAACCGTAACAACCGTTTGAAACGTTTATTAGATTTAAATGCGCCTAATATTATTGTGCAAAATGAAAAACGTATGCTTCAAGAAGCAGTAGATGCATTGATCGATAATGGTCGTCGTGGCCGTCCAGTTACTGGACCAGGTAACCGTCCGTTGAAATCATTGTCACACATGCTTAAAGGGAAACAAGGTCGTTTCCGTCAAAACTTACTAGGTAAACGTGTCGATTATTCAGGACGTTCAGTTATCGTTGTTGGACCATTCTTGAAAATGTACCAATGTGGTTTACCAAAACAAATGGCTATTGAATTGTTCAAACCGTTTGTAATGAAAGAATTAGTTGAACGCGACATCGCAAGCAATATTAAAAATGCTAAACGTAAAATTGATCGTCAAGATGACGCTATTTGGCCAATTTTAGAAGAAGTGATTCGTGAACATCCAGTATTATTGAACCGAGCACCTACTTTACACAGATTAGGGATTCAAGCATTTGAACCTGTTCTTGTTGAAGGTAAAGCTATCCGTCTTCACCCATTAGTGTGTGAAGCTTATAATGCCGATTTCGATGGTGACCAAATGGCTGTCCATGTACCGTTAAGTGACGAAGCGCAAGCTGAAGCACGTATGTTGATGCTGGCTGCACAAAACATCTTGAATCCAAAAGATGGTAAACCAGTTGTAACACCTTCTCAAGATATGGTCTTAGGTAACTACTACCTGACTATGGAAGAAGAAGGACGTGAAGGAGAAGGAATGCAATTTAGTAGTTTGAATGAGGCTATGCTTGCTTACCAAAGCGGATACGTTCATTTGCACTCTAGAATCGCAATCAAACCAACCGACATTCCAAACAAACCATTTACTGAATGGCAAAACGAGAAGTTAATGATCACGACTGTTGGTAAATTGATCTTTAACGATATCATGCCGAATGAATTCCCGTACATGAATGAACCAACACAAAGCAACTTGGAAGTTCAAACTCCAGACAGCTATTTTGTTGAGCCGGGTACAGACATTCTTGCACATATTCAAGCGCAAGAATTAGTTAAACCATTCAAGAAGAAAAATCTTGGAAATATCATTGCTGAAGTATTCAAACGATTCAAAATTACTGAAACGTCTAAAATGCTAGACAGAATGAAAGATCTAGGATACAAATATTCTACTAAAGCTGGTATTACAGTTGGGATTTCCGATATCGTAGTACTAGAAGAAAAACAAGAAATTCTAGATAATGCTCACATACAAGTTGATAAAGTAATGAAACAATTCCGTCGTGGTTTAATTACGGATGAAGAACGTTATGAACGTGTTATCGATATCTGGAACAAAACAAAAGATCACATTCAAATCAAGTTAATGGAAAGTTTGAATGACCTTAACCCAATCTTTATGATGAGTGACTCAGGTGCCCGTGGGAATATTTCCAACTTTACTCAGCTTGCTGGTATGCGTGGATTGATGGCTGCACCGAATGGTCAAATCATGGAATTGCCGGTTACTTCTAACTTCCGTGAAGGATTGTCTGTATTAGAAATGTTTATCTCTACCCATGGAGCTCGTAAAGGGATGACCGATACAGCCTTGAAAACAGCTGACTCAGGTTACTTGACTCGTCGTTTAGTTGACGTTGCGCAAGATGTTATCATTCGTGAAACAGACTGTGGTTCTGACCGTGGACTAGTGATTCAAGCAATCAAAGAAGGAAACGAAGTTATTGAACCACTTGAAGAACGCCTATTAGGACGTTACACTCGTAAAACAATCTTTAACCCTGAAGATGGAACATTGATCATTGGTGAAAACCAAATTATTACTGAAGACATTGCCAGAGAAATTATTGCTGTTGGTATCGAAGAAGTAACGATTCGTTCCGTGTTTACATGTAATACTAAACATGGTGTATGTAAACATTGTTATGGCCGTAACTTAGCAACAGGTTCTGAAGTTGAAGTTGGAGAAGCAGTTGGGACAATTGCCGCTCAATCAATCGGAGAACCCGGTACTCAATTAACAATGCGTACGTTCCATACAGGTGGGGTTGCCGGAGATGACATCACTCAAGGGCTTCCTCGTATCCAAGAAATTTTTGAAGCTCGTCACCCTAAAGGTCAAGCTGTGATTACTGAAGTTACTGGGGAAGTCGTATCGATCGATGAAAATCCAGCAGCTCGTACGAAAGAAGTTACGATCAAGGGAGAAACAGATACTCGTTCTTATCAAGTTCCATTTTCTGCACGTATGAAAGTAGAAGAAGGAGATATTATCCACCGTGGTGAAGCATTAGACCAAGGTTCAATTGATCCTAAAGAATTGTTACGTGTTCGTGATGTGCTTGCAGTTGAGAACTACTTGTTACGTGAAGTGCAAAAAGTATACCGTATGCAAGGGGTAGAAATCGGCGACAAACATATCGAAGTTATGGTACGTCAAATGCTACGTAAAGTACGCGTAATGGATCCAGGTGAAACAGATATTTTACCAGGTACATTAATTGACATTCATGACTATACAGATAAAAACTTTGATACATTGGTATCTGGCGGAATTCCTGCTACAGCACGTCCTGTATTGCTTGGAATTACAAAAGCTTCCCTTGAAACAAATAGTTTCTTATCTGCTGCATCATTCCAAGAAACAACACGTGTCTTAACAGATGCTGCGATTCGCGGAAAACGTGATCCTTTATTAGGATTGAAAGAAAATGTTATTATCGGTAAAGTGATTCCAGCTGGTACTGGAATGGCTAAATATCGTAAAATGAAACCTAAAGGCGTTGGCGTTGTAAGTGAAAATGTTTACAGCATCAATGATCAAGTGGAACCTAAATAA
- the rpoB gene encoding DNA-directed RNA polymerase subunit beta: MAGHLVNYGKHRTRRSFSRIHEVLELPNLIEIQTDSYQWFLDEGLREMFKDISPIDDFAGNLSLEFTDYQLQEPKYTVEEARSHDANYSAPIYVKLRLINKESGEVKEQEVFFGDFPLMTEMGTFVINGAERVIVSQLVRSPGVYFHGKLDKNGKEGFGSTLIPNRGAWLEFETDAKDLSYVRIDRTRKIPLTVLVRALGFGSDDQILEIFGDNESLRLTMEKDLHKNAGDSRTEEALKDVYERLRPGEPKTADSSRSLLTARFFDPKRYDLANVGRYKVNKKLNLVTRLFNQTLAETLVDPETGEIIVESGTFLDRDQIDKLTPYLNDGLNSVTYYPSDDSVVPEPVELQVVKVFSQRDPERVVNMIGNKVIADETKNATPADILASMSYFFNLQEGIGNVDDIDHLGNRRIRSVGELLQNQFRIGLSRMERVVRERMSIQDMATVTPQQLINIRPVVASIKEFFGSSQLSQFMDQTNPLGELTHKRRLSALGPGGLTRDRAGYEVRDVHYSHYGRMCPIETPEGPNIGLINSLSSYAKVNKFGFIETPYRRVNRETGLVTDQIDYLTADEEDNYVVAQANAPLNEDGTFANDIVLARYVEENLEVPISRVDYMDVSPKQVVAVATACIPFLENDDSNRALMGANMQRQAVPLIHPQGPLVGTGMEHVAARDSGAALICKNDGIVEYVDADQIRVRQENGALNKYAVTKFRRSNSGTCYNQRPIVEKGDRVEKGEILADGSSMENGEMALGQNPLVAFMTWEGYNYEDAIIMSERLVKDDVYTSIHIEEFESEARDTKLGPEEITRELPNVGDDALKDLDEMGIIRIGAEVKDGDLLVGKVTPKGVTELSAEERLLHAIFGEKAREVRDTSLRVPHGGGGTVHDVKIFTREAGDELSPGVNMLVRVYIVQKRKINEGDKMAGRHGNKGVVSLIMPEEDMPFMPDGTPVDIMLNPLGVPSRMNIGQVLELHIGMAARQLGIHIATPVFDGASDEDVWDTVKEAGMAADAKTVLYDGRTGEPFDNRISVGVMYMIKLAHMVDDKLHARSTGPYSLVTQQPLGGKAQFGGQRFGEMEVWALEAYGAAYTLQEILTYKSDDVVGRVKTYEAIVKGEKIPKPGVPESFRVLVKELQSLGLDMKVLNENDEAIELRDMDDDDDIVNPDALNKYAEEQEKIRAEAAEQERLKED, translated from the coding sequence TTGGCAGGCCATTTAGTAAATTACGGTAAGCACCGTACACGTAGAAGTTTTTCACGTATCCATGAGGTTTTAGAGCTTCCAAATTTAATTGAAATTCAAACTGATTCTTACCAATGGTTCTTAGATGAAGGATTACGTGAAATGTTTAAAGACATTTCTCCAATCGATGACTTTGCTGGAAATCTATCATTAGAATTCACAGATTACCAATTGCAAGAACCTAAATATACCGTTGAAGAAGCTCGTTCACATGACGCAAATTATTCAGCACCGATTTATGTTAAGTTACGTTTGATCAATAAAGAAAGCGGAGAAGTGAAAGAACAAGAAGTCTTCTTCGGTGATTTCCCACTAATGACAGAAATGGGAACTTTTGTTATCAACGGAGCAGAACGAGTAATCGTATCTCAATTAGTCCGTTCACCAGGTGTTTATTTCCATGGTAAATTGGATAAAAACGGAAAAGAAGGATTTGGCTCAACGCTTATCCCGAACCGTGGAGCATGGCTTGAATTCGAAACTGACGCAAAAGACCTGTCTTATGTTCGTATAGACCGTACACGTAAAATACCATTAACAGTATTGGTTCGTGCATTAGGATTTGGATCAGATGACCAAATTCTTGAAATCTTTGGAGATAACGAAAGTCTTCGTTTAACAATGGAAAAAGATTTGCATAAAAATGCTGGAGATTCACGTACAGAAGAAGCATTGAAAGATGTTTATGAACGTCTACGTCCAGGTGAGCCTAAAACGGCTGACAGCTCAAGAAGCTTGTTAACAGCTCGCTTTTTCGATCCAAAACGTTACGACTTAGCAAATGTTGGTCGTTACAAAGTCAACAAAAAATTAAACTTAGTAACACGTTTGTTCAATCAAACACTAGCTGAAACTTTAGTTGATCCTGAAACAGGCGAAATCATCGTTGAATCAGGTACATTTTTAGACCGTGATCAAATTGATAAATTAACACCATATCTAAATGATGGTTTAAACAGTGTTACGTATTACCCATCAGATGACAGTGTCGTTCCAGAACCTGTAGAATTACAAGTTGTAAAAGTCTTTTCTCAAAGAGACCCAGAACGTGTTGTAAATATGATTGGAAATAAAGTAATTGCAGACGAAACTAAAAATGCAACACCGGCTGATATTTTAGCTTCTATGAGTTATTTCTTTAACTTACAAGAAGGTATCGGTAACGTAGACGATATTGACCATTTAGGAAACCGTCGTATTCGTTCAGTAGGTGAGTTGTTGCAAAATCAATTCCGTATTGGGTTATCTCGTATGGAACGTGTGGTTCGTGAACGTATGTCTATCCAAGATATGGCTACCGTTACACCGCAACAATTGATCAATATTCGTCCTGTTGTAGCATCAATCAAAGAGTTTTTTGGTTCTTCTCAATTGTCTCAATTCATGGACCAAACAAACCCATTAGGTGAGTTAACACATAAACGTCGTCTATCTGCCTTAGGACCCGGTGGTTTAACTAGGGACCGTGCTGGATATGAAGTTCGTGACGTGCATTATTCCCATTATGGCCGTATGTGTCCGATTGAAACACCAGAAGGTCCAAACATTGGATTGATCAATAGTCTATCAAGTTATGCTAAAGTAAATAAATTTGGTTTTATTGAAACTCCTTATCGTCGTGTAAACCGCGAAACAGGCCTTGTTACGGATCAAATTGATTACCTAACAGCCGATGAAGAAGATAACTATGTCGTTGCTCAAGCAAATGCTCCGTTGAATGAAGATGGCACATTTGCAAATGATATTGTACTTGCTCGTTATGTGGAAGAAAACTTAGAAGTTCCTATTAGTCGCGTTGACTATATGGATGTTTCTCCTAAACAAGTAGTAGCAGTTGCGACAGCTTGTATTCCTTTCTTGGAAAATGATGATAGTAACCGTGCTCTTATGGGAGCAAACATGCAACGTCAAGCTGTTCCGTTGATCCACCCTCAAGGTCCACTTGTAGGAACTGGTATGGAACACGTAGCTGCTCGAGATTCTGGAGCTGCATTGATTTGTAAAAATGATGGTATCGTTGAATACGTAGATGCAGATCAAATTCGTGTACGTCAAGAAAACGGTGCTTTAAATAAATACGCTGTAACAAAATTCCGTCGTTCAAATTCAGGTACTTGTTATAACCAACGCCCAATCGTAGAAAAAGGCGATCGTGTTGAAAAAGGCGAAATCTTAGCAGATGGTTCTTCTATGGAAAACGGCGAAATGGCATTAGGACAAAACCCATTAGTAGCCTTCATGACATGGGAAGGGTACAACTATGAGGATGCCATTATCATGAGTGAACGTTTAGTTAAAGATGATGTATACACTTCTATTCATATTGAAGAATTTGAATCAGAAGCACGTGATACAAAACTTGGACCTGAAGAAATCACGCGTGAACTTCCAAACGTTGGAGACGACGCTTTGAAAGATTTAGACGAAATGGGAATTATCCGTATTGGTGCTGAAGTAAAAGACGGCGACTTGTTAGTTGGTAAAGTAACTCCTAAAGGGGTAACAGAATTATCCGCTGAAGAACGTCTATTACATGCAATCTTTGGTGAAAAAGCTCGTGAAGTTAGAGATACTTCTCTTCGTGTGCCACATGGTGGCGGCGGAACAGTTCATGATGTGAAAATCTTTACTCGTGAAGCTGGAGATGAATTATCACCAGGTGTAAATATGTTAGTTCGTGTTTACATTGTTCAAAAACGTAAAATCAACGAAGGGGATAAAATGGCCGGACGTCATGGTAATAAAGGGGTTGTCTCTTTAATCATGCCGGAAGAAGATATGCCATTTATGCCTGACGGAACACCAGTTGACATCATGTTGAACCCATTAGGGGTACCATCACGTATGAATATTGGACAAGTATTAGAATTGCACATTGGTATGGCTGCTCGTCAATTGGGTATCCACATTGCAACACCAGTATTTGACGGAGCTTCCGATGAAGATGTATGGGATACCGTTAAAGAAGCTGGAATGGCAGCTGATGCAAAAACTGTTTTATATGATGGTCGTACAGGTGAACCGTTTGACAACCGTATTTCAGTTGGAGTTATGTACATGATTAAATTGGCCCACATGGTCGATGATAAATTACATGCTCGTTCAACAGGACCTTACTCGTTAGTTACACAACAACCATTGGGTGGTAAAGCTCAATTTGGTGGACAACGTTTTGGAGAGATGGAAGTTTGGGCTCTTGAAGCATATGGGGCAGCTTATACGTTACAAGAAATCTTAACTTACAAATCCGATGATGTTGTTGGTCGTGTGAAAACATACGAAGCAATCGTCAAAGGCGAAAAAATTCCAAAACCAGGTGTTCCAGAATCATTCCGCGTATTAGTAAAAGAACTACAATCATTAGGTTTAGACATGAAAGTGTTAAATGAAAATGATGAAGCGATTGAACTACGCGATATGGATGACGATGATGACATCGTGAACCCGGATGCGTTAAACAAATATGCTGAAGAGCAAGAAAAAATCCGTGCTGAAGCAGCTGAACAAGAACGATTAAAAGAAGACTAA
- a CDS encoding class I SAM-dependent methyltransferase, producing MSDHYFTNNPKIASETAAWTYTLRGNEFKFVTDTGVFSKKTVDFGSRLLIETLDFSKMTNGDILDVGCGYGPMGLALAKEDPERNVEMVDVNERALGLAKQNASNNRLSNVLIHTSDIYESVEGKEFAAIVSNPPIRAGKKVVHGILTGAFDLLKKDGALTIVIQKKQGAPSAQAKMEETFGNAKVIVKDKGYWIIQSFKEEEK from the coding sequence ATGTCAGATCATTATTTTACAAATAATCCAAAAATTGCCAGCGAAACAGCAGCTTGGACATACACGCTACGTGGTAATGAATTTAAATTTGTCACAGATACAGGAGTATTTTCGAAAAAAACAGTGGATTTCGGTTCTCGACTACTGATAGAAACGCTTGATTTTTCAAAAATGACTAATGGTGATATTTTAGATGTAGGGTGTGGGTATGGCCCAATGGGTTTAGCGTTAGCGAAAGAAGATCCTGAACGCAACGTAGAAATGGTTGATGTAAATGAGCGAGCATTAGGATTAGCTAAGCAAAATGCATCAAATAACCGGTTATCTAATGTATTGATTCATACCTCAGATATCTATGAATCTGTAGAAGGTAAAGAGTTTGCAGCTATTGTTAGCAATCCTCCTATTCGTGCTGGAAAAAAAGTAGTACATGGTATTTTAACAGGCGCTTTTGATTTGCTTAAAAAAGACGGTGCTTTAACAATAGTGATTCAAAAGAAACAAGGTGCGCCAAGTGCGCAAGCGAAAATGGAAGAAACGTTCGGCAATGCTAAAGTGATCGTCAAAGATAAAGGTTATTGGATTATTCAAAGTTTCAAAGAGGAAGAGAAATAA
- the rplL gene encoding 50S ribosomal protein L7/L12 — protein sequence MALNIEQIVADLKESTILELNDLVKAIEEEFGVTAAAPVAAAGAGEAAAAEQTEFTVELTSAGDSKIKVIKAVREATGLGLKEAKGLVDGAPAAIKENISKEDAEALKEALEAAGASVEVK from the coding sequence ATGGCATTAAACATTGAACAAATCGTTGCTGACTTGAAAGAATCAACGATTTTAGAATTAAACGACTTAGTAAAAGCAATCGAAGAAGAATTTGGCGTAACTGCAGCAGCTCCAGTAGCAGCAGCAGGAGCTGGAGAAGCAGCAGCAGCTGAACAAACTGAATTTACAGTAGAATTAACTTCTGCTGGAGACTCAAAAATTAAAGTTATCAAAGCTGTACGTGAAGCTACAGGCCTTGGCTTGAAAGAAGCTAAAGGATTAGTTGATGGAGCACCAGCAGCAATCAAAGAAAACATTTCTAAAGAAGATGCTGAAGCATTGAAAGAAGCTTTGGAAGCAGCTGGAGCTTCTGTAGAAGTTAAATAA
- the rplJ gene encoding 50S ribosomal protein L10 yields the protein MSQAAIAKKQELVDLASTKFKEAASVVVMDYRGLTVEEVTNLRKQLRDAGIEMKVIKNSVLSRAAEAAGLEGMNDVFKGPTAIAFSNDDVVAPAKIIAEFAKGAAALEIKGGVIEGRVSSATEINALATLPDRDGLLSMLLSVLQAPVRNTALAIKAVAESKEEVA from the coding sequence ATGAGTCAAGCAGCAATCGCAAAAAAACAAGAACTAGTTGATTTAGCATCAACTAAATTCAAAGAAGCAGCTTCAGTAGTTGTAATGGACTACCGTGGATTAACTGTTGAAGAAGTGACTAATTTACGTAAACAATTACGTGATGCAGGAATTGAAATGAAAGTTATCAAAAATTCAGTTTTAAGCCGTGCAGCAGAAGCAGCAGGTTTAGAAGGAATGAACGATGTTTTCAAAGGACCTACAGCTATTGCATTCAGTAATGATGACGTTGTAGCACCTGCAAAAATTATCGCTGAATTTGCTAAAGGTGCAGCGGCATTAGAAATCAAAGGTGGCGTAATTGAAGGACGTGTTTCTTCAGCTACTGAGATCAATGCTCTTGCAACGTTACCAGACCGCGATGGTTTGTTATCAATGTTGTTATCTGTACTTCAAGCACCAGTTCGCAATACTGCACTTGCTATCAAAGCAGTTGCAGAATCAAAAGAAGAAGTAGCTTAA
- the rplA gene encoding 50S ribosomal protein L1 encodes MAKKSKQYLAAAEKVDVLKAYSLEEAVALIKDVDYAKFDATVEVAYRLGVDPKKADQQIRGAVVLPNGTGKTQKVLVFAKGEKAKEAEAAGADYVGEAELVQKINGGWFDFDVVVATPDMMAEVGRLGRVLGPKGLMPNPKTGTVTMDVTKAINEIKAGKVTYRVDKAGNVHAPIGKVSFDNAKLVENFRTINDTMLRVKPSTAKGEYIKNITVTTTFGPGVKVDAGSF; translated from the coding sequence ATGGCTAAAAAAAGTAAACAATATTTAGCAGCGGCTGAAAAAGTTGATGTTTTAAAAGCTTATTCTTTAGAAGAAGCTGTAGCATTAATTAAAGACGTTGACTACGCTAAATTCGATGCAACTGTAGAAGTTGCTTATAGACTTGGCGTTGACCCTAAGAAAGCTGATCAACAAATTCGTGGAGCAGTTGTTCTTCCAAATGGAACAGGGAAAACTCAAAAAGTATTAGTATTTGCTAAAGGTGAAAAAGCTAAAGAAGCTGAAGCTGCTGGAGCAGATTACGTAGGAGAAGCTGAATTAGTTCAAAAAATCAATGGCGGATGGTTTGATTTCGACGTTGTTGTTGCAACTCCAGACATGATGGCTGAAGTTGGTCGTCTTGGACGTGTTTTAGGACCTAAAGGCCTAATGCCAAACCCTAAAACAGGTACTGTTACAATGGATGTTACTAAAGCAATCAATGAAATTAAAGCTGGTAAAGTTACTTACCGTGTTGACAAAGCAGGAAATGTTCATGCTCCAATCGGTAAAGTATCATTTGACAATGCTAAATTAGTTGAAAACTTCAGAACAATCAACGATACAATGTTAAGAGTTAAACCTTCAACTGCTAAAGGCGAATACATCAAGAACATTACAGTAACTACTACTTTTGGGCCTGGTGTTAAAGTTGATGCAGGATCGTTTTAA